A DNA window from Pseudomonadota bacterium contains the following coding sequences:
- a CDS encoding PxxKW family cysteine-rich protein: protein MVCETMKRGIGCIFMKKTGCSYNGGKCYPTVENCDGCSRVLEFETGLYCATFPYPAQKWQKGTCPMSSHVKKAQKVEEQKINPLKASKRNAGKR from the coding sequence ATGGTATGCGAAACAATGAAACGAGGGATTGGATGTATATTCATGAAGAAAACTGGATGTTCTTACAACGGTGGAAAATGTTATCCCACTGTAGAAAATTGCGATGGCTGTTCAAGGGTATTGGAGTTCGAAACGGGATTGTATTGTGCAACTTTCCCATATCCAGCACAAAAATGGCAAAAGGGTACCTGCCCTATGTCATCACATGTGAAAAAGGCTCAAAAAGTGGAGGAACAGAAGATCAATCCACTTAAAGCCTCAAAGAGAAATGCTGGAAAAAGGTAA
- the rpsT gene encoding 30S ribosomal protein S20 translates to MKKNRSAIKKAKQAEAKRLRNSHVNSTMKTNIKKITSAMEDKDKEHLNEVFKKAVSYINKAESKGVIHKNNAARKISRLSKKVHSTLQTKG, encoded by the coding sequence TTGAAGAAGAATAGATCAGCAATAAAAAAAGCAAAACAGGCTGAAGCAAAAAGATTGAGAAATTCACACGTAAATTCAACTATGAAAACCAACATAAAGAAAATAACATCAGCAATGGAAGACAAAGATAAAGAACATTTAAACGAGGTTTTTAAGAAGGCAGTATCCTATATAAACAAAGCAGAATCAAAGGGTGTCATTCACAAGAATAATGCAGCAAGAAAGATATCAAGACTGTCAAAAAAGGTTCATAGTACTTTGCAAACCAAGGGATAA